Proteins encoded by one window of Haematobia irritans isolate KBUSLIRL chromosome 2, ASM5000362v1, whole genome shotgun sequence:
- the SC35 gene encoding SR family splicing factor SC35 encodes MNSRSKMSNNNGGRPPPRIDGMISLKVDNLTYRTTPEDLRRVFERCGDVGDIYIPRDRHTRESRGFAFVRFYDKRDAEEALEAMDGRKLDGRELRVQMARYGRPTSPSNNNRRYNGGRRGGGGGGRRRSRSPMRRRSRSPRRRSYSRSRSPQSRSPVRRTKFSRSPIRRSLSRSGSRNGLGGAGIGGIGERGRSISRSRSRS; translated from the exons ATGAATAGTCGAAGCAAGATGAGTAACAATAATGGAGGACGTCCACCACCACGTATTGATGGAATGATTTCTTTAAAG gTTGATAATTTGACGTATCGTACTACACCAGAGGATTTGAGACGTGTCTTCGAACGTTGTGGTGATGTTGGCGATATTTACATCCCACGAGATCGTCATACTCGTGAAAGCAGAGGTTTCGCATTTGTTAG ATTCTATGACAAACGCGATGCAGAAGAAGCTTTGGAAGCCATGGATGGTCGCAAATTAGACGGTAGGGAGTTACGCGTACAAATGGCTCGCTATGGTCGCCCCACATCGCCCAGCAATAATAATCGCCGTTACAACGGTGGTCGACGAGGAGGTGGAGGCGGTGGACGTCGTCGTTCACGTTCTCCAATGCGTCGCCGTTCTCGTAGTCCACGCCGTCGATCATATTCACGCTCACGTTCCCCACAGAGCCGTTCCCCAGTGCGACGAACCAAATTCTCACGCAGTCCAATCAGACGTTCCCTAAGTCGAAGTGGAAGCCGCAATGGTTTAGGTGGTGCTGGTATAGGAGGCATTGGCGAAAGAGGGCGCAGTATATCTCGCAGCCGCAGTAGATCTTAA